The nucleotide sequence AACTCGTCGCCGGTCAGCAGAAGCTCCAGCGCCCTTTTCCTTCCTGCCAATCTCGGGAGTCGCTGCGTTCCGCCGAAGGTAGGCGGAATGCCGATGTTGATTTCCGGCTTGGAGAACCTCGCCTTGTCCGAAGTGACGGCGAGGTGGACAGCTTCCGTGATTTCGCAGCCACCACCGAAGGCGATCCCGTTGACTGCGGCGATGATTGGCTTGGTGAACGCCTCCAGTCGTCTTGTCACGGCCTGGCCACGACGCACGAACGCCTTGATGGCGACATCAGGGCCCATTTTCACAGTTTCCGAGAATTCATGAATATCACCACCGGCTGAAAACGCGCGGTCGCCAGCACCGGTCAGGATAACCAGGCGCAACCTGGGATCGTCTTCAATCTGATCCAACAACGAGAGAATTCGGTCATTTGCTTCGTAATTCAGCGCGTTCAGTTTCTCGGGCCGGTTCAGAGTGAGAACTGCAATAGCGCCCTCTCGCTTCATCAATACTGTAGTGCTCATCAGTGTCGCTCCATACTTGTATTGACCGGAGCATCTGAGGCGTTCAGGTTTATGTAAACTCACTGGGCGGTATACATGGCGAAACCCTCGACCGAAACCACACAAGAAAAGATCCTGACGGCTGCAAATAAGTTGTTCTATGCGGAAGGTATCCGCGCCGTGAGCGTAGACGCCATTGCAGAAAAAGCTGGGCTGACGAAGCGGACGCTTTATTACCACTTCAAAAGCAAGGACGACCTGATCAAGGGCTATCTTGTTTCGCGGGATCAGCCCAACCTCCTGGCCTTCGCCAATTGGTACAATGAGGCAGAGGGATCAGCCGCTGATCGGACGGCGGCTATTTTTCGACATGTCGCGCAGAACGCCCGGCACCCAAAATGGAAAGGATGCGGATTTCTGCGGACCGTGGCGGAATTGGCCAATATGCCGGGCCATCCTGCCGTGGCTGTTGGCGCGGCACACAAGAAAAAATTCGAGGCCTGGCTGTCGGAGCGCTATGCAGATGCAGGAATTGAGGAGGCCAGTGCGGTTGCGAGATCAGTTGCGTTGCTGATGGATGGAGCATTTTCCGCAATGCTCACCTTTCGCGATCCACAATATGCCGACGACGCTGGAAAGGCAGCATCGTCCCTCGTCGCATTGGCGAGTACGGAGCCCAAGAACAGCCAAGACGTGCACCGCAGCGCCGGTCACTAATGGCTCAAACCGGTCGTGCGGCAGTGCAGGCGTTCTTTGGTGTCCGGATGTGAGCTACGCGAGACAAAGCTGGCGTTCGCACGCAGTGTTTGCGGCCGCTCGTCAGGCGATAGTTTGACCGAAGGTCAGTTTGTTGCCGTCCGGGTCTCTGAAGCCAATCTCCCGCATTCCCCAAGTCTGATTTACCGGCGTCTTGCCGCCGTCTGGTACGGAAAGCTTTATCCCGTTCTCGACAAACCGCTCACACAGTTCATCAACGTTTTCGACCCGGACATAAATGGAGGCGCCGAACGCACCGTCTTCTCTACGGTGGCTGCTCAGATGGAGGATATCGCCGTCTCGTGAAACCGCCGCATATCGCGAACCGAACTGCTGCGGATCAGGGTCGGGGGCCACCACCAATTCAAAGTCCAAAACTTTAGTATAGAACTCCACAGAAACGGCGACATCCCGGCAGTCCAAAAACGGTTCTATCGGCACCTAGTCGATCCTTTTTGATTCTGTTGGGCCACAGAATACACGATTTTTTGGTCTCAAGAGATCTCTGTGTCCAGGTGGCAGATGTGCGGGACTTTCCTGACTTTGGCCGCGTTCGCGCCAATGACCGCTTAAAGCACTTCGTGATGGGCGCAAAAAATATTTGTGGAGTGAAGCGCGCGTAATGGGATCAATCATTTCCAGCGATTAACTTCCAATTTGGGCGTTCGCGTGAGAAAGACGTGAAGAAGCGAACGCGCCTGAACGGCGGCTCGAGACACTCAATGGGGATTTTGATGACTGCAGCTAAACCTATTGCCGGCGCGAAAGTTGAAGAAATGAGTTTCGCGGTTGTTGGGAGTTCTGAGCGTCTCTCGATTGGTCAGCCAAAGGATCGTTGGACAATGCTGTTTGTTTATCGTGGCAAACATTGTCCGCGGTGCAAGCGTTTCCTGAACAAGCTGAACGATGCGCTGCCTGCGTGGAAGGACGTTCTGGATGTTGTCGTTGCGTCGGCAGACTCCAAAGAAAAAGCGGTGACGGATCAGGAAGAATTCGGTTGGGATTTTGATCTTTGTTATGGGATGACAGAAACACAGATGCGGTCGCTTGGTCTGTATGTCTCAACCCCACTTTCCGACGCGGAAACCACAGGCCTGTTTGCAGAGCCAGGTGCATTCGGCATCCGACCCGATGGAACATTAATGCTGGTTGATATCTCAAACGGGCCCGCTGCGCGGCCAGATCTCGACGAGCTCTTGGATGGTATGAAGTTCAATATCGACAATAACCGTCCAGAGCGTGGAACAGCCTAAGCGCTACTGTTTCCTGCGAAACATCTATTCAAAATATTTGGGGTGCGTCTTGTGGACGAAGTCAATTGTCTCATCAAGGCGAGAGAGGTGTTTTCTGATTGAATCCTGCGCTTGCTTCAGGTTGCCGGACGCCATCCCTTTGGCGATGTCACGGTGATCCGCCAGGATCGACTCGGCTTCACTGTCTTTTTCGAGACTAAGCAGACAAAGCCGGTCGACCTTTTGCTTGCACTCCAACATCACTTCGAATGCCAGAGGATTGCCACCAAGGACGTAGATCAACTTGTGAAAGTCATAGTCTAGCGCGTGGAAAGCCGGCAAATCGCCATCGCGTAGGGCCTTCTCTTGCAGCGCAAGGTTCTCAGCCAGTTGCTCTTCGCGCGATGCATCCCAAATCTTGACCGCCCGGTATACGACCTCCAGCTCAACCGCCATCCGAACCAACCTTGCAAGCGCCACCCGCTCCATCGAAAAGCCGCGTACTTCGGTGGCTTTTTGCGGGCGGATGACAAGGAGGTCTTCGTTGCCAAGTTTGGTGAAAGCGTTGCGGACCGGTTGACGAGAAACGCCAAAACGGCGGGCGACTTCTGTCTCCGAAAGCTTTGTCCCGGGCAGAATTTCGAGCGAAACGATCTCGTCGTGCAGCTTTTCGTAGACAGCATCTGAGGTCGTTCGTCTTGTAAGGTCTTCCACGTTCTGATGCCTTTGCTCTCTCACAGGGAGCGGGAATTCCGCGCCATAACTACTGTTAACGTGTTGAAGTCATAACTGATTTTCATTCAGACTCAACTGTTACAAACTCCGGTTATCTTGCGGATCATCAAAGGGCCTGGCAGTTGGCCTGTCAAGGAAACAGGGATCCTAGTACCCTGCTGTTGACATAACTTGGATACTAGTCTCCTTATTGAGGCAGCAGTGATTCCGGCTCTGGGAGGACGTTGACGCTTGTTGCTCGCACCGTCCTTCAAATTTGCCGTCCAGATCCTGCCCAAAACAATCGGGAGGAGACCCCATGACTTTCACGAAATCACTTTTTGCGGCTGCAACCGCCGTCGCTCTTGTTGCCACTTCGGCGTCCGCTGACAGCTGGCGCGCCTGGAACATCCACAACGACGGCCACCCAAACACGGCCGCCATGGACAAGTTTGCTGAGCTGGTGGATACGGCCACCGGCGGCGAAATCACGGTCGATGTCTTCCACGGCGGGGTGCTTGGCTCACAGCCAGACGCTTTGGAGCAAGTGCGCATCGGTGCCATCGAAATCGGCAATTTCAATCTTGGGCCCATCGGTCCAATGGTGAAAGAAGCCAATCTTGTATCGCTGCCTTTCATCTTCAAAAGCATTCCACACATGTTCCGCGTTCTTGACGGTGAAGCGGGCGACATCATGGGTGCCGCGATGGGTGAAGCCGGTGTTCTGCCGCTTGCTTGGTTTGATGCCGGTGCACGGTCTTTCTACGCCCAAAAGGCAATCAATACCCCGGCTGACGTAGAAGGTCTGAAGATCCGCGTGATGAACAACGACCTTTACACTGCGATGATTTCCGAGATGGGCGGCAACCCGTCCCCGATGGCCTTCTCTGAAGTCCAGCAGGCATTGAAGACAGGTGTTGTTGACGGCGCGGAAAACAACTTCCCCTCGTTCAAAAACGTTGGCCACTACGAAGTGACAACACACTATTCATTGTCCGAGCACCTGATCATTCCAGAGTGCATTTGCGTGAACACCGCAAAGTTCAACGCGCTGTCTGCAGAAATGCAAGAAGCCGTTCGCGGCGCTGCTGAAGAAGCTGCCTTGTTTCAACGTGAGCAGTGGGCAATTGGCTCCGAACAGGCGCGCAAGGACGTCGAAGCGGCTGGCATCAAGGTGAACGAGATCGCTGACAAGGGACCGTTCCAGTCCGCAATGGACAAGGTCTATTCTGACTATCTGGCTGCCAATCCGGACATGACGAAACTCGTCGAGATCGCCCGCGCGACCGAATAAGGTAACGTCATAAACGAGCAATGAGCGCCCGGCTCCACCACTGGATGCCGGGCGTTTTTCTTCAGAGGGGCCTCATGCAACAACCAGAAACACGACCCGCATTCTTGCGGTACATGGACGCGCTGCTCGACCTGCTGGCGCGGATCTGCGTCTTGCTGGCAGGGGTCGCGATTGTGGTCATGACTGCGATTTTTGCTTGGCTGGTGTTTGGCAGATACGTCCTGAACGACACGCCAACCTGGGTCGAGCAGGTCTCGTTGCTGTTGGTTATGGTCATCGCCTTTCTGGGCGCAGCAGCCGGCGTTCACAATCACACGCATCTGTCCGTTGTGGTGTTCCGCAACATTGTTCCCCCCAGGGTGCGCACGGTCTTTGTCGTGATCTCTGACCTCCTGCTGGCGGGCTTTGGAGGCATGATGTTTTGGTACGGGATTGAGTTGACCAAATTCAAATGGAACGCGCTGATCCCGCTTATCCAATGGTCAGAGGGCCTGCGCTCGCTGCCTATGACGATCAGCGGCGTTTTGGTGTTCCTCTTTGCCACCGGCCACCTTATCCGCCTGTTTTTCGGGCACGATCAGCGCCAAGACAACATAGATCAGGGTTAGCACATGGGACTAATGGTTCTTCTCGGGCTTTTCGCTCTTTGCGTCATCATCGGCACGCCTGTGGCTTATGCGCTGGGGATCGCGGCACTTGGGGCCTTTGCCTATGAGGGCCTCCCATTGTTTGTCGGATTTCAGCGGATCGTATCGGGCATCAACGTGTTTTCCCTGATGGCCATTCCGTTCTTCATCTTTGCCGGGGAATTGATGTTTCACGGCGGCATTGCCATTCGGCTGGTGCGGTTTGCTCAGGCCGCTGTGGGCGCCGTGCGTGGCGGCCTTGGCATCGTCAATGTGTTTTCCTCCATGCTGTTTGGTGGCATTTCCGGATCGGCCATTGCTGATATCTCCGCGCTCGGGTCGATCTTGATCCCGGTGATGAAGGACAAGGGTTATGACGCGGACTATGCCGTTAACGTGACAGTGACGTCCTCAATTGCCGGTATCATCATCCCGCCCAGCCACAACATGATCATTTTCGCGCTGGCCACTGGTGGCGCTGTTTCGATCTCGAAACTGTTCCTCGCAGGTGTTGTTCCCGGTGTGCTGATGTGCTGCTGCCTGGCGATCGCGGCCTACGTTGTCGCCGTGAAACGCGGCTACCAAGCAGAGCAATTCCCCGGATGGACCGCCCTCGCCATTGCCTTTGTCGGTTCGATCCCAGGACTGTTGACGGCCGTTATTATCGTGGGCGGTGTCCTTTCGGGAGTGTTCACAGTAACAGAATCTGGTGCGTTTGGGGCGATGTATGCCTTTATCGTTACGCTCGTGGTCTATCGCAGCCTGTCTTGGGAGGCGTTCAAAACAGCTGTGATTTCTTCGGTACGCACAACGTCGATGGTCATGATCCTGATCGCCTGCGCAGGTGCATTTGCCTATATGCTGACTTTCAATCGCGTGCCGACGAAAACGGTCGAGTTCCTGCTTGGCATAACAGAAAACCCAATCCTGATCCTGCTGATGATCAATGCGGTGTTGCTGCTGTTGGGAATGATCATGGACATGGCGGCGCTGATCCTGATCTGCACACCGATCTTCCTGCCGGTGATGAACATGCTGGGCATTGACCCGCTGCAGTTTGGCATGATCCTTTTGGTAAATTTGGGGTTGGGCCTGTGCACGCCGCCCGTCGGGACATGCCTGTTTGTGGGATGTGCGGTGGGCAAACTGCCGATGGAGAAAGCAGTCAGAACCATCTGGCCGTTCTATTTGGCGATATTTGCAGCCCTCATGTTGATAACCTTTGTGCCCGCGATTTCGTTGACACTGCCAAATCTGATCATCGGCCCATGATGCGCAGAAAGCTATCGCCATGCTGAGCATCCGACGGTTGGACATCAGCGACGCCACGACCCTGATCGCAGGCGCGCGCGCAAAGGCCCAAGACATCGGCGTGCCCATGTGCATCGCTGTCACGGATGAAAGCGGTAACCTGATTGCATTTGAGCGCATGGATGGGGCCAAGATCACAAGCATAAATCTGGCCGTCGACAAGGCCTACACAGCAACCGGGATCCAGAAAAGCACGCGTGCCTTGGGCGAGGTCAATCAACCTGGGATGCCTGCGCACGGGATCGCCTCCGCTTTGGGGGGGCGAATGGTTGCGGTCGGTGGCGGCGTGCCGGTGCTGAGCGGCAAAGATGTGGTGGGAGGCGTTGGCGTCAGTTCCGGCTCGCCCGCGCAAGACCACGAAGTCGCGCAAGCCGGGGCCGCGGCTTTTTGCGAGACCCCATCGTGAGGAATTCTAGGAGAGAGATATGAAACATCCCGTTATTGGTTTTATCGGTCTTGGTTTGATGGGCGGCAATATGGCTGAGTGTCTGCAAGACAATGGCTATGACCTGGTGGTCATGGGCCGTAACAAGCAAGCGGTCGCAGCCGCGACGGCGCGCGGCGCCAAAGAGGTTTCCTCAGCCAAAGAGCTGGCTGAAGCCAGTGACATCGTAATGCTCTGCGTGACCACCTCCGAGGTGGTGGAGAGCTTGATCTATGGCGATGACGGGATTTTGGCGGGAATCCGAGAGGGGGCCATAGTAATTGATTTCGGCACATCGATCCCTGAATCCACTCGCAAGATTGGCGCAGATCTGGCCACCAAGGGCGCTGGCATGATCGACGCGCCTTTGGGACGCACACCGGCGCACGCCAAAGACGGTTTGCTCAATATCATGGCCTCGGGCGACGAAAATATCTTTGAAGAGGTCAAGCCGGTGCTGGAGGTGCTGGGTGAAAACGTGTTCTACCTCGGTGCCCTTGGGGCGGGGCATGTGACCAAGCTGATCAACAATTTCATGGGCATGACAACGGTCTGCACCATGAGCCAGGCTTTTGCCGTGGCAGAGCGCGCCGGCGTTGATGGGCAACAGCTGTTTGACATCATGTCGGCCGGTCCTTCCAACTCTCCATTCATGCAGTTTTGCAAGAAATACGCGGTGGACGGTGTCAGCGACCTGGGTTTTTCCATCGCAAATGCCAGCAAGGACATCGGCTATTTTGTCGAGATGATGCAGCATATGGACATGCGCGCTGAAATTGCAGAAGGCACTGCGTCCAACCTGCGGGCTGCTTTGGATGCCGGCATGGGCGACGGGAACGTGCCAGAGATATTTGATCTATTCTTGAAGAAACACGCCTAGCGACCCCGCGTTCAACTGATGCTGCGGTCGCAGCCCGCATTGCCGACATTCGGTGAACCGGCACGGTTTCATTATGGGCAAGGTCCCAATCGCGGGACAAAATTGCCGTTGAAATTCGCGAAGCTCATGGTTGTCTTGGGATGGTGTCTCAACCTTAGTTCTTCATCCAGCCCAGGCATACTCCAACTGCAACGCCACTAATTTCGCAGTTTGCAGTCCGTACCGGCGTGAAATTTGTTGTAGCGCAAACGCCAGGGCATCTGCTGGCAAACCGTCGAAAGCAGGAACTTTTTTCAATTCAGATCCCTTGCTGAACGGGAGGTCAGGCACAATTCGTAAGCCACCAAAAGACGTAACCACATCTGAACCCATATCGGCAAAAGTTGATATCGAAGATCGATAGGTGCGCGACCAGGCATCTGCGATAAATGCCAATTCCAGCTCGTCTGTTTCGCCATCAATCCGGAGGCCAAACTGCTCGTGCCCAGAGATAAAATTGGACGCTAGACGTAGAACGTTTTGTGCCTTGAGTTGGAAGCCTGCGCTGTTGTGCTCTTGCCCAAAACCCCCAAGCCCCAGCTTGGCTGCCGCTTGTTCCGCGCGAGGTCTGCCCAAGATCGCTTCGACCAGCGTCAGTGCGAACGGCAAGGACGCCGACACCCCGGTCGTGGTCGCCACCCCCCGATCCGCCAAGTACCGGTTGTTAAGTTGCAAAGTGGTTGTAGGGCTGATGCGGGTCAGCCTGTTTCTGTCATACCAATGTGTCGTTGCATGCCGGTTAGCCAGAAGGCCCGCATGCGCAAGCACCAGTGCGCCCGAGCATATGCCCGCAACAATTGCGCCGCCCTCGCTTTGCCGCTGCAACCAATCGGCAGCAACCCGGTTCTTTGGATTGTGAAACGCCGGGACAAGAACGTAATCCGCGCCTTCCTCATGCAATTCACCAAATTTTTCAATCGTCATGTCAGGTCGAATTTTCAATGCAGGCATCAATTTGGCGTCACCGGCCCGCGTACTGACAATTACGACGTCTGCGGCACCCGATCGCTTCAAAACACTCCAAGGCACGATCAAGTCTGTCGTTTCGCTCCCATAATTGTCGGCAAGAATCGCAACCAGCGGCCGTTTTCGTTTTGGCGGACGCAGCGCCTTGATGGTGTCAGATCTGGTCAAAATACTATCCCCAGATACGCGCCCTTTTGCCAAGTGAGGCTCATCCGACGTACACGACAATACAGATGCGACGCCGGCCATACCCGCACCCACCATGAATATGCGTCTGTTCATTTCTCGCCCTTTCCCGCGTTGCGGTCAGATGTTAGGAGACGGGCATGATTGGCGTAAATGACATAACATCCGCGAAACCGGCCAAACCGCGTCGAGTGGTCATTGTCGTTTATGACGGCGCGAATTCTTTGGATGTCGCTGGGCCGGGCAATGTCTTTACCCGCGCGAACGAATTGGTGCCCCGCTCATACGACCTCGTTTATGCCGGTGTCGGAGAGCAACCGGTGCACGCGGAATGCGGGCTGCAGATTTCCGGCCTGACCCCGCTCGAAAACATTTGCGATCAGATAGATACGATAATTGTGTCGGGTGGATCGCAAGACGGTCTGATTGGCCTGAGCCACGCCGGGACTTTGATACAATGGCTGCAAGACCGAAGACCTACGACACGGCGCATCGGGAGCATTTGCACCGGAGCGTTCGTTCTTGCCGCGTCCGGTCTGATAGATGGCAGGCGCGCGGTGTCCCATTGGGCGTCTTGTGATCTCTTGAAGACGCTATTCCCAAAGGTCGCGATTGAGCCTGATGCGTTGTTCATCAATGACAACGATGTCTTTTCTAGCGCCGGGGTTGCTGCAGGAATTGATCTTGCACTGGCATTGGTCGAAGATGATCTGGGGCACGATATCGCGTTGCAGGTCGCAAAATCACTTGTGCTATTTCTCAGGCGCTCTGGCGGGCAATCACAGTTCAGCAATACGCTGAAAGCGCAGCAGGCTGATGGCGGACCCTTTGCCAAATTACTGGTCTGGATTGCCGAAAATCTGACCCACGACCTATCAAACTCAAAGCTCGCCGAGCGAACAAACATGTCTGAGCGGACGTTTTCTCGAAGGTTCCGCGAGAGCCTTGGCTGCACGCCAGCAACCTATGTGCGATCCGTCCGAGTCGAGGCGGCCAAACATCTTTTGACCAGTACAGAGTTGTCATCGAAAACGATCGCGTTTCAGGCCGGGTTCAGGTCGTTGGATGCATTTGAGGCTGCCATCAAAAACGCCGTCGGCAAATCTCCATTGGCATTTCGGGAGGTTTTCGGAAAGCGCTGACCGGGCCGAACTTGGACATATAAGCAGCAGTTGCACTGCAATGCGGCAGCGGTCGGCAAAGGCTCAAACCGGACATGCGGCTTCCTCTGAGCGGCTTGGAGCGCCGAATGGTGGCATTGCGGGACGGAGCCGCCATTGACCCGTTGTCTCTTGGTCGCTACCAGAATGACCATGATTGCTTGAGCCTCTCCCACACAACCATCCTTTGGTTTTGAATTCGCGTCCACATTTGAGGCGCGCAATATGCTCATGCAAAAAGAGAACTCATGATTAGTTACATCACTATCGGGTCAAATGACCTCGCTGCTTCGGCGGTATTTTTCGATTCACTGTTCGGTGCAGTCGATGGAACTCGAGCGTATAGTCTCGACAAAATGATCGGCTATAGCTTTGGCCCTGAAAACCCAATGATCATAGTGACTTGCCCTTTCGATGGAGAGGCTGCAACTCACGGGAACGGCACAATGATCGCACTTGCAGCGAAGGATCGCGCTCACGTTGATGCGGTTCATGCCTTAGCACTGCAAATTGGTGCAACGGACGAGGGCACTCCTGGTCGGCGGGGAAAGAATTTCTATGGTGGCTACTTCCGCGACCTTGATGGAAACAAATTCAATATTTGTCTAACTTCGTAGCCAATTTGGCGGTGCCGGGAGATCATTTTTCTGACCATGCATTATGGTCTCCCAGCGTCACATCGGGCTCTCAACAGCCGTTAAAGGCGGTGCCGCATCGTGTGATGTTCCAAAGCCGTCAACGTCGGGTTGTCTTGAGTGAGGGCATGGCGGATCGGCAGATCAGTTATGGAACCACCAAAAATATCTGCCATCCGCGCGCTTCGCCCCGAATGCATCAAAGGGTGCATTTTTGGGCAGAAGCGACCACTAAGATCCAGGGGCGCGCTTCTGTTCTTCAAAGCAAAACCAAAAACCTGCCCGCTTTGAAATATCGAAAGGCACGCGAGCTTCGGTTGGTCTTGAGGCTGCTGCCTGCGGGACGCACTCAATGCGGTCCGTCAAACCG is from uncultured Litoreibacter sp. and encodes:
- a CDS encoding crotonase/enoyl-CoA hydratase family protein; this translates as MSTTVLMKREGAIAVLTLNRPEKLNALNYEANDRILSLLDQIEDDPRLRLVILTGAGDRAFSAGGDIHEFSETVKMGPDVAIKAFVRRGQAVTRRLEAFTKPIIAAVNGIAFGGGCEITEAVHLAVTSDKARFSKPEINIGIPPTFGGTQRLPRLAGRKRALELLLTGDEFSPDRAYELGLVNRVVPHDRLMPATFELAERILRHSPLAAARIITSVTRGINASITEGLEIEAEQFGRMAGTKDINEGLDAWIARRIPNYSGS
- a CDS encoding TetR/AcrR family transcriptional regulator, producing MAKPSTETTQEKILTAANKLFYAEGIRAVSVDAIAEKAGLTKRTLYYHFKSKDDLIKGYLVSRDQPNLLAFANWYNEAEGSAADRTAAIFRHVAQNARHPKWKGCGFLRTVAELANMPGHPAVAVGAAHKKKFEAWLSERYADAGIEEASAVARSVALLMDGAFSAMLTFRDPQYADDAGKAASSLVALASTEPKNSQDVHRSAGH
- a CDS encoding VOC family protein, whose translation is MPIEPFLDCRDVAVSVEFYTKVLDFELVVAPDPDPQQFGSRYAAVSRDGDILHLSSHRREDGAFGASIYVRVENVDELCERFVENGIKLSVPDGGKTPVNQTWGMREIGFRDPDGNKLTFGQTIA
- a CDS encoding redoxin domain-containing protein — translated: MTAAKPIAGAKVEEMSFAVVGSSERLSIGQPKDRWTMLFVYRGKHCPRCKRFLNKLNDALPAWKDVLDVVVASADSKEKAVTDQEEFGWDFDLCYGMTETQMRSLGLYVSTPLSDAETTGLFAEPGAFGIRPDGTLMLVDISNGPAARPDLDELLDGMKFNIDNNRPERGTA
- a CDS encoding GntR family transcriptional regulator, whose protein sequence is MEDLTRRTTSDAVYEKLHDEIVSLEILPGTKLSETEVARRFGVSRQPVRNAFTKLGNEDLLVIRPQKATEVRGFSMERVALARLVRMAVELEVVYRAVKIWDASREEQLAENLALQEKALRDGDLPAFHALDYDFHKLIYVLGGNPLAFEVMLECKQKVDRLCLLSLEKDSEAESILADHRDIAKGMASGNLKQAQDSIRKHLSRLDETIDFVHKTHPKYFE
- a CDS encoding TRAP transporter substrate-binding protein, which produces MTFTKSLFAAATAVALVATSASADSWRAWNIHNDGHPNTAAMDKFAELVDTATGGEITVDVFHGGVLGSQPDALEQVRIGAIEIGNFNLGPIGPMVKEANLVSLPFIFKSIPHMFRVLDGEAGDIMGAAMGEAGVLPLAWFDAGARSFYAQKAINTPADVEGLKIRVMNNDLYTAMISEMGGNPSPMAFSEVQQALKTGVVDGAENNFPSFKNVGHYEVTTHYSLSEHLIIPECICVNTAKFNALSAEMQEAVRGAAEEAALFQREQWAIGSEQARKDVEAAGIKVNEIADKGPFQSAMDKVYSDYLAANPDMTKLVEIARATE
- a CDS encoding TRAP transporter small permease, with translation MQQPETRPAFLRYMDALLDLLARICVLLAGVAIVVMTAIFAWLVFGRYVLNDTPTWVEQVSLLLVMVIAFLGAAAGVHNHTHLSVVVFRNIVPPRVRTVFVVISDLLLAGFGGMMFWYGIELTKFKWNALIPLIQWSEGLRSLPMTISGVLVFLFATGHLIRLFFGHDQRQDNIDQG
- a CDS encoding TRAP transporter large permease, yielding MGLMVLLGLFALCVIIGTPVAYALGIAALGAFAYEGLPLFVGFQRIVSGINVFSLMAIPFFIFAGELMFHGGIAIRLVRFAQAAVGAVRGGLGIVNVFSSMLFGGISGSAIADISALGSILIPVMKDKGYDADYAVNVTVTSSIAGIIIPPSHNMIIFALATGGAVSISKLFLAGVVPGVLMCCCLAIAAYVVAVKRGYQAEQFPGWTALAIAFVGSIPGLLTAVIIVGGVLSGVFTVTESGAFGAMYAFIVTLVVYRSLSWEAFKTAVISSVRTTSMVMILIACAGAFAYMLTFNRVPTKTVEFLLGITENPILILLMINAVLLLLGMIMDMAALILICTPIFLPVMNMLGIDPLQFGMILLVNLGLGLCTPPVGTCLFVGCAVGKLPMEKAVRTIWPFYLAIFAALMLITFVPAISLTLPNLIIGP
- a CDS encoding heme-binding protein, whose translation is MLSIRRLDISDATTLIAGARAKAQDIGVPMCIAVTDESGNLIAFERMDGAKITSINLAVDKAYTATGIQKSTRALGEVNQPGMPAHGIASALGGRMVAVGGGVPVLSGKDVVGGVGVSSGSPAQDHEVAQAGAAAFCETPS
- a CDS encoding NAD(P)-dependent oxidoreductase, producing the protein MKHPVIGFIGLGLMGGNMAECLQDNGYDLVVMGRNKQAVAAATARGAKEVSSAKELAEASDIVMLCVTTSEVVESLIYGDDGILAGIREGAIVIDFGTSIPESTRKIGADLATKGAGMIDAPLGRTPAHAKDGLLNIMASGDENIFEEVKPVLEVLGENVFYLGALGAGHVTKLINNFMGMTTVCTMSQAFAVAERAGVDGQQLFDIMSAGPSNSPFMQFCKKYAVDGVSDLGFSIANASKDIGYFVEMMQHMDMRAEIAEGTASNLRAALDAGMGDGNVPEIFDLFLKKHA
- a CDS encoding DJ-1/PfpI family protein — encoded protein: MTRSDTIKALRPPKRKRPLVAILADNYGSETTDLIVPWSVLKRSGAADVVIVSTRAGDAKLMPALKIRPDMTIEKFGELHEEGADYVLVPAFHNPKNRVAADWLQRQSEGGAIVAGICSGALVLAHAGLLANRHATTHWYDRNRLTRISPTTTLQLNNRYLADRGVATTTGVSASLPFALTLVEAILGRPRAEQAAAKLGLGGFGQEHNSAGFQLKAQNVLRLASNFISGHEQFGLRIDGETDELELAFIADAWSRTYRSSISTFADMGSDVVTSFGGLRIVPDLPFSKGSELKKVPAFDGLPADALAFALQQISRRYGLQTAKLVALQLEYAWAG
- a CDS encoding GlxA family transcriptional regulator; translation: MIGVNDITSAKPAKPRRVVIVVYDGANSLDVAGPGNVFTRANELVPRSYDLVYAGVGEQPVHAECGLQISGLTPLENICDQIDTIIVSGGSQDGLIGLSHAGTLIQWLQDRRPTTRRIGSICTGAFVLAASGLIDGRRAVSHWASCDLLKTLFPKVAIEPDALFINDNDVFSSAGVAAGIDLALALVEDDLGHDIALQVAKSLVLFLRRSGGQSQFSNTLKAQQADGGPFAKLLVWIAENLTHDLSNSKLAERTNMSERTFSRRFRESLGCTPATYVRSVRVEAAKHLLTSTELSSKTIAFQAGFRSLDAFEAAIKNAVGKSPLAFREVFGKR
- a CDS encoding VOC family protein translates to MISYITIGSNDLAASAVFFDSLFGAVDGTRAYSLDKMIGYSFGPENPMIIVTCPFDGEAATHGNGTMIALAAKDRAHVDAVHALALQIGATDEGTPGRRGKNFYGGYFRDLDGNKFNICLTS